A genomic window from Rhodococcus sp. KBS0724 includes:
- a CDS encoding SDR family oxidoreductase has translation MSIRSLDGKKCLITGAGSGIGRATAIAAGAGGAELFLTDINSSGLDETVEMVSSAGGTVSVAEAFDVSDYDAVSKFGAEVAEQFGSMDVVMNVAGISAWGTIENLEHRHWRSMVDVNLMGPIHVMETFIPPMIRAGKGGHLVNVSSAAGLLALPWHAAYSASKFGLRGVSEVLRYDLKRHGIGVSLVVPGGVKTPLVGTVEIAGIDREDPRVKSLVHRFEKRAVSPEKVAACILSGIEKNRYLVYTSNDIRFGYWWARKFSPPYEFVMQKANDQFAKLLPRS, from the coding sequence ATGTCGATAAGGTCGCTCGATGGAAAGAAATGCCTGATCACGGGTGCGGGTAGCGGGATCGGTCGAGCTACGGCGATCGCGGCGGGCGCTGGCGGGGCAGAGTTGTTTCTCACGGATATCAACAGTTCCGGTCTTGATGAGACCGTCGAAATGGTGTCCTCGGCCGGCGGTACCGTCAGCGTGGCAGAAGCGTTCGATGTTTCCGATTACGACGCCGTATCGAAATTCGGCGCAGAAGTGGCTGAGCAGTTCGGATCGATGGATGTCGTGATGAACGTTGCCGGCATATCGGCGTGGGGAACAATCGAGAATCTCGAGCATCGGCACTGGCGATCCATGGTGGACGTCAACCTCATGGGTCCCATTCATGTCATGGAGACGTTCATTCCGCCGATGATCCGCGCCGGAAAGGGCGGTCATCTGGTCAATGTCTCGTCGGCCGCCGGACTGCTCGCTCTGCCCTGGCATGCGGCATACAGTGCCAGCAAGTTCGGTCTACGTGGCGTGTCAGAGGTGCTTCGGTACGATCTGAAGCGTCACGGTATCGGCGTGAGCCTCGTTGTCCCGGGTGGGGTGAAGACTCCGTTGGTGGGCACCGTCGAGATTGCGGGTATCGATCGGGAAGACCCGCGGGTCAAGTCATTGGTCCATCGATTCGAGAAGCGGGCGGTCTCCCCGGAAAAAGTGGCGGCATGCATTCTCTCCGGAATCGAGAAGAATCGATATCTGGTTTATACGTCCAATGACATCCGGTTCGGTTATTGGTGGGCTCGCAAGTTCTCTCCGCCCTATGAATTTGTTATGCAGAAAGCGAACGACCAGTTCGCCAAGCTGTTACCACGCTCGTAA